Proteins encoded by one window of Lactobacillus sp. ESL0684:
- the ssb gene encoding single-stranded DNA-binding protein: protein MINRVVLVGRLTRDPELRTTGSGISVATFTLAVDRQFTNAQGERGADFISCVIWRKAAENFCNFTSKGSLVGIDGRIQTRTYDNKDGQRVYVTEVVVDNFSLLESRKDRETRGQNGGYTPNNNANFGGQNTNNSQNMGSFDQNMPNNNQANMPKDPFAGSGDTIDISDDDLPF from the coding sequence ATGATTAATCGAGTTGTACTTGTTGGCCGTTTAACACGTGATCCTGAATTGCGTACTACTGGGAGTGGAATCTCGGTTGCTACGTTTACTCTTGCTGTTGATCGTCAGTTTACTAACGCTCAAGGTGAGAGAGGTGCGGATTTTATCAGTTGTGTAATTTGGCGTAAGGCTGCAGAAAATTTCTGTAACTTTACTTCTAAAGGCTCACTTGTTGGAATTGACGGCCGAATTCAAACCAGAACTTACGATAATAAAGACGGGCAAAGAGTCTATGTGACTGAAGTTGTTGTTGACAATTTCTCACTGCTTGAATCACGTAAAGATCGTGAAACCCGTGGTCAAAATGGTGGTTATACACCGAATAATAATGCGAATTTTGGTGGTCAAAACACTAATAATTCGCAAAATATGGGATCGTTTGATCAGAATATGCCGAATAACAACCAAGCCAATATGCCTAAAGATCCGTTTGCAGGCTCTGGTGATACGATTGACATTTCTGATGACGATCTTCCATTCTAA
- the gyrA gene encoding DNA gyrase subunit A — MNNDNQGQDHRITNVDLTSVMNSSFLDYAMSVIVARALPDVRDGLKPVQRRILYGMSELGVTPDKPYKKSARIVGEVMGKFHPHGDSSIYLAMAHMAQDFSYRYMLVDGHGNFGSVDGDEPAAMRYTEARMSKIAVEMLRDINKNTIDWQRNYDDEENEPVVLPARIPNLLVNGSSGIAVGMTTNIPPHNLSEVISGIHLLMDNPDITTKELMKAIPGPDFPTGGIIMGRGGIYRAYESGRGNIVVRAKTEIETEKSGRERIVVSELPYLVNKAELVKKIADLARNKTIDGITGVRDESDQSGMRITIDIRRDASASVILNNLFKLTQMQANFGMNMVAIVDGAPHFLTVKEMLQHYLRHQEDVVTRRTKFELGKAQARAHILAGLKVALDHIDEIVHIIRESNSSDIAKAALISRFGLDDKQSQAILDMRLVRLTGLERDKVEAEYSELQAKIADYKDILAKPERINEIIYNELLDIQKRFGDKRRTEIGASEVVSIEDEDLIEKQDVLLTLTHSGYIKRMLINEFKTQNRGGKGIKGMGVKDGDFIEKLIYASTHDMLLFFTNKGKVYSKKAYEVPEFSRTAKGLPIVNLLQLEKGERIQTIVNIPEDADDQYLFFVTKLGSVKRTKVSEFANIRNSGLIALTLRDGDELINVLTTDGQQTILLGTHLGYAVRFSEQVVRSMGRTAAGVRGINLRAGDYVVGDGTIKDSDEVLVISEKGYGKRTSAKEYPVKGRGGKGIKTVNITEKNGPLAGVTVVDGSQDIMVITNDGIMIRFKIDNVSQTSRSTVGVRLIKVNDQSKVASLALVPAEADQEVVSDSTEAVD; from the coding sequence ATGAATAATGACAATCAAGGTCAAGATCATCGGATAACTAATGTTGATTTGACTAGCGTGATGAATAGTTCATTCTTAGATTATGCGATGTCAGTTATCGTTGCGCGGGCTTTGCCTGATGTTCGAGATGGTCTAAAGCCTGTTCAACGGCGAATCTTATATGGAATGAGTGAATTAGGCGTAACTCCTGATAAGCCTTATAAAAAATCAGCTAGAATTGTCGGGGAAGTAATGGGAAAATTTCACCCCCATGGCGATTCTTCGATCTATTTAGCAATGGCGCATATGGCGCAAGATTTTAGTTATCGGTACATGCTGGTTGATGGCCATGGTAACTTTGGTTCTGTTGATGGTGATGAGCCAGCCGCAATGCGTTACACTGAGGCGCGGATGAGTAAAATCGCGGTAGAGATGCTGCGTGATATCAATAAGAATACGATTGATTGGCAACGTAACTATGATGATGAGGAAAATGAGCCGGTTGTATTGCCGGCACGGATTCCTAATTTGCTAGTTAATGGTTCTAGCGGAATAGCTGTTGGAATGACTACGAATATTCCGCCACATAATTTGTCAGAAGTAATCAGTGGAATTCATTTGCTAATGGATAATCCGGATATTACCACTAAGGAATTGATGAAGGCCATACCGGGTCCAGATTTTCCAACTGGCGGGATTATTATGGGTCGCGGTGGGATTTATCGCGCTTATGAATCTGGTCGTGGTAATATTGTCGTTCGCGCTAAGACTGAGATTGAAACTGAAAAGAGTGGGCGTGAACGAATTGTCGTTAGTGAGTTGCCATATTTAGTTAATAAGGCAGAACTAGTTAAGAAAATTGCTGATTTAGCACGTAACAAGACGATCGATGGTATTACTGGTGTGCGGGATGAATCCGATCAATCTGGGATGCGAATTACAATTGATATCCGCCGTGATGCCAGTGCTAGTGTAATCTTAAATAATTTATTTAAGTTAACACAAATGCAGGCTAATTTTGGGATGAATATGGTGGCGATCGTTGATGGTGCGCCGCATTTCTTGACCGTTAAAGAAATGCTGCAACATTATCTGCGTCATCAAGAAGATGTGGTAACTCGTAGAACTAAGTTTGAACTTGGGAAAGCGCAGGCACGAGCACATATCCTGGCTGGGTTAAAAGTTGCCCTTGATCATATTGACGAAATCGTTCATATTATTCGTGAAAGTAACTCAAGTGACATTGCTAAAGCCGCTCTAATTAGTCGTTTTGGTCTTGATGATAAGCAGTCACAAGCGATTTTGGATATGCGATTGGTCCGACTGACCGGACTAGAACGTGATAAGGTGGAAGCTGAATATAGTGAATTGCAAGCCAAAATTGCTGATTACAAAGATATTTTAGCGAAGCCTGAACGAATTAATGAAATTATTTACAATGAATTACTAGATATTCAAAAACGCTTTGGCGATAAGCGCCGCACTGAAATTGGTGCTAGCGAAGTCGTTTCAATTGAAGATGAAGATTTAATTGAAAAGCAAGATGTCTTATTGACGCTAACACATAGCGGTTATATTAAGCGCATGCTAATCAATGAGTTTAAGACTCAGAATCGTGGTGGTAAAGGTATCAAAGGAATGGGCGTCAAAGATGGCGACTTTATTGAAAAGCTAATTTATGCAAGTACCCACGATATGCTGCTATTCTTTACTAACAAGGGTAAGGTATATTCCAAGAAGGCTTATGAAGTTCCTGAATTTAGTCGAACAGCTAAAGGTTTGCCAATTGTCAATTTGCTGCAATTAGAAAAAGGTGAGCGAATTCAGACGATTGTTAATATTCCAGAAGATGCTGATGATCAATATCTCTTCTTTGTTACTAAGTTAGGATCAGTTAAACGGACCAAGGTTAGTGAATTTGCTAATATTAGAAATAGTGGGTTGATTGCATTGACTCTGCGTGATGGCGATGAATTAATCAATGTTTTAACAACTGATGGTCAACAAACTATCTTGCTTGGAACCCATTTAGGTTATGCGGTTCGCTTTAGCGAGCAAGTGGTTCGTTCAATGGGACGGACTGCTGCTGGCGTGCGCGGGATTAATTTACGCGCCGGTGACTATGTTGTTGGTGATGGTACGATCAAGGATAGCGATGAAGTTTTAGTTATTTCTGAAAAAGGATACGGGAAACGTACCTCGGCTAAGGAATATCCGGTTAAAGGTCGTGGTGGTAAAGGAATTAAGACCGTTAATATTACCGAAAAGAATGGGCCACTTGCTGGTGTTACAGTAGTTGATGGTAGCCAAGACATCATGGTAATTACTAATGACGGGATTATGATTCGTTTTAAGATTGACAATGTGTCGCAGACCAGTCGAAGCACGGTCGGTGTGCGGTTAATCAAAGTGAATGACCAAAGTAAAGTAGCAAGTCTAGCACTGGTACCTGCTGAAGCTGACCAAGAAGTAGTTTCTGATTCAACTGAAGCGGTTGACTAG
- the rpsF gene encoding 30S ribosomal protein S6 — translation MTTTKYEITYIIKPDIDEESKKALTENYDKVIADNGGTMVESKDWEKRHFAYEIDKYREGTYHIMTFTADNADAVNEFDRLSKIDTAVLRSMTVKLDK, via the coding sequence ATGACAACTACTAAGTACGAAATAACTTATATTATTAAGCCTGATATTGATGAGGAATCAAAAAAAGCGCTAACTGAAAATTATGATAAGGTTATTGCTGATAACGGCGGTACAATGGTTGAATCTAAAGACTGGGAAAAGCGTCATTTTGCATATGAAATCGATAAGTATCGTGAAGGTACTTACCACATTATGACTTTCACTGCTGATAACGCTGACGCAGTTAACGAATTTGATCGTTTGTCTAAGATTGACACTGCTGTTTTACGTTCAATGACTGTTAAGTTGGACAAGTGA
- the rpsR gene encoding 30S ribosomal protein S18, protein MAQQRRGGSHRRKVDFIAANHIDYVDYKDVDLLKRFISERGKILPRRVTGTSAKNQRKVAKAIERARIMGLLPFVTED, encoded by the coding sequence ATGGCTCAACAAAGAAGAGGCGGCAGTCATCGTCGTAAGGTTGATTTTATCGCAGCCAATCATATTGATTACGTTGACTACAAAGACGTTGATCTGTTGAAACGTTTTATCTCAGAGAGAGGTAAAATTTTACCACGTCGTGTCACTGGCACCAGCGCTAAAAATCAACGTAAAGTAGCTAAGGCAATTGAAAGAGCTCGCATTATGGGCTTGTTACCATTTGTTACTGAAGATTAA